GGGCAAGGCATACGACGCGCGCGTCCAGTCCGATCTGCGCCGCGCGGCCGCGGGCCAGGAAGCCTACTTCACCGATCACTTCACGTACTCGAGCGACTGCAACGATCTGCCCGGCTTCGAAACCTCCGACGGCGTCGTCATCACCGACTGTGCCGGCGACGCGAACGGATTCACGCTCACCACCGACCACCCCCGCGCCACGCGAAGCTGCACCTGGTCGAGCGGCGGCTCGCCGTCGATGACCTGCGCCCCCAAGTCCTGACCCGACTCCCAGCCCGCCCACCCCGGAGCTGCCGCGCCGTCCCCCCCGGCGCGGCTTGCTCCACGCGGGCCCGGCGTGTAGCCAGGGCCCATGGTCGACCCCGACGAAGTCCACACGCGCATCGCGGCGGCGTTGCCCGGCGCGCGCGTCACGGTGGCGGACTCGACGGGCGCCGGCGATCATTTCGAGGTCCACGTGATCGCGGCCGCGTTCGCGGG
The genomic region above belongs to bacterium and contains:
- a CDS encoding prepilin-type N-terminal cleavage/methylation domain-containing protein, which codes for MARKQDSGGFTLVELLVVVSIVGILVAIALPSFAGRQGKAYDARVQSDLRRAAAGQEAYFTDHFTYSSDCNDLPGFETSDGVVITDCAGDANGFTLTTDHPRATRSCTWSSGGSPSMTCAPKS
- a CDS encoding BolA family transcriptional regulator yields the protein MVDPDEVHTRIAAALPGARVTVADSTGAGDHFEVHVIAAAFAGKSLLEQHRMIYGALGDLMSRIHALALRTEPAGEGAA